In Spiroplasma litorale, a single genomic region encodes these proteins:
- a CDS encoding alcohol dehydrogenase catalytic domain-containing protein has protein sequence MKAACFEKNSLKYVVKEVEKPTIKKETDAIVKMMYTTICGTDLHILKGDVPEVPDNCVLGHEGIGVIEQLGSEVSNHKVGDVVIISCITSCGTCKYCKNNYQSHCEDGGWIFGHLIDGTHSEYIRVPHATNSLHKLDPSKPGFENLVLISDIFPTSYEIGVLNGEVKEDSVVTIIGAGPIGLAGLMSAKQKNPKKIIMIDLDQSRLDFAKNNGATDIICATGDEAIKQVMKLTNNEGSNVVIEAIGTKFTFDLAQKIVSIAGNIAIVGVFGESVEFNLQDLWIKNIKLTTGLVNAYSSLDLIKNINDYKIPIDKLISHRFNFSEIEKAFDVFKNAKENKALKVLIKF, from the coding sequence ATGAAAGCAGCATGCTTTGAAAAAAATAGTTTAAAATATGTAGTAAAAGAAGTTGAAAAACCAACTATAAAAAAAGAAACAGATGCCATTGTAAAAATGATGTATACAACAATTTGTGGTACAGATTTACATATTCTTAAAGGAGATGTACCTGAAGTTCCTGATAATTGTGTATTAGGTCATGAAGGTATTGGTGTAATTGAACAATTAGGTAGTGAAGTATCAAATCATAAAGTTGGTGACGTTGTAATTATCTCTTGTATTACAAGTTGTGGAACTTGTAAATATTGTAAAAATAATTATCAATCTCATTGTGAAGATGGGGGTTGAATATTTGGGCATTTAATTGATGGAACACACTCAGAATATATAAGAGTTCCACATGCCACTAATTCATTACACAAATTAGATCCAAGTAAACCTGGTTTTGAAAATCTAGTTTTAATTAGTGATATATTTCCAACATCATATGAAATTGGTGTTTTAAATGGAGAAGTTAAAGAAGATAGTGTTGTTACAATAATTGGTGCTGGTCCAATCGGATTAGCAGGACTAATGTCAGCTAAGCAAAAAAACCCTAAAAAAATAATTATGATTGATTTAGATCAATCTAGATTAGATTTTGCAAAAAATAATGGAGCAACAGATATAATTTGTGCAACAGGTGATGAAGCAATAAAACAAGTAATGAAGTTAACCAATAATGAAGGATCAAATGTTGTAATTGAAGCAATCGGAACTAAATTTACTTTCGATTTAGCTCAAAAAATAGTATCAATAGCTGGAAATATAGCTATTGTTGGCGTTTTTGGTGAATCAGTAGAGTTTAATTTACAAGATTTATGAATAAAAAACATAAAACTTACTACAGGACTTGTAAATGCGTATTCATCATTAGATTTAATAAAAAATATAAATGATTATAAAATTCCAATTGATAAATTAATTTCTCATAGATTTAATTTTAGTGAAATCGAAAAAGCTTTTGATGTATTTAAGAATGCAAAAGAAAATAAGGCTTTAAAAGTACTTATAAAATTTTAA